The Astyanax mexicanus isolate ESR-SI-001 chromosome 20, AstMex3_surface, whole genome shotgun sequence genome contains a region encoding:
- the nrarpa gene encoding notch-regulated ankyrin repeat-containing protein A yields the protein MSQADISTCSAPQRVFQEAVKKGNTKELHSLLQNMTSCEFNVNSFGPEGQTALHQSVIDGNLELVKLLVKFGADIRLANREGWSALHIAAFGGHQDIVLYLITKAKYSSAAR from the coding sequence ATGAGCCAGGCGGATATATCCACTTGCTCCGCGCCGCAGAGAGTTTTCCAGGAGGCGGTGAAGAAGGGAAACACCAAGGAGCTCCACTCCCTCCTGCAGAACATGACCAGCTGCGAGTTCAACGTGAATTCCTTCGGTCCAGAAGGTCAGACAGCTCTCCACCAGTCTGTTATCGACGGAAATCTGGAGTTAGTGAAGCTCCTGGTGAAGTTTGGAGCAGATATTCGACTTGCGAACAGGGAGGGATGGAGCGCTTTACACATCGCTGCTTTCGGGGGACACCAGGACATCGTTTTATACCTCATCACTAAAGCAAAGTACTCCTCTGCAGCCAggtaa